The DNA segment ATACTTATTATTGCACTATTGGCCCTCGGCTTCGGGCTTATCATTTCCGCCATGACAACAAAATACCGTGATCTTACCTTTCTTATACAGTTCGGAGTACAACTCTGGATGTACGCAACTCCGGTTATATATCCGATTACCCAGATCCCTGAAAAGTACAGGTGGGCGATTATGGCCAATCCGGTAAGTTCAATTGTTGAAAATTTTAAATACAGTTTCACCGGGGCGGGAAGTTTTCATCTTAACGGCATGGCTTACAGCGCGGTATTTGCAATTACAATTCTTCTTATTGGAGCTGCTGTTTTCAACAGAACGGAAAAGACGTTTATGGACAGTGTTTAAAGTTCCATGTTTCAAGTTCAAAGTTCCAAGTGAAGATTTGTTATGAAAGTTGAGAGGTTTGATGATCTGGAAATATGGAAAGAAGCAAGAGAGTTTTCCAAAGTTGTTTTTCAAATAACTGAAATAGAACCTTTTTGCAGACATTCAAACTAAGGGATCAAATCAGAGGTTCTTCAGGTTCTGTTATGGACAATATTGCTGAAGGATTCGAGGGATGGAAACAAGGAGGTTATTCAGTTTCTAACAATTTAAAAGGATCTTGCGGTGAAACCAGATCTCAATCGTACAGGGCATTTGACTTTCAATACATTAATCCTGAAACTCTTGACAACACAACTAAGCAAAAGATTTCAGCTCTTGTTTCATACTTAAAGAAGAGTGACTTTAAAGGCTCAAAATTTCACTAAACATTGAACATTGAACCTTGAACCTTGAACTCTGAATGAGCTGAGCCTGTAATAAAATCGAAAACCTTAGTAAGCAGTACCGCCTTGGCCTTGTAGGTACCGGTACCCTGTCGCACGACCTTCGACGCTGGTGGCACCTGGTTCGGGGGAGGGAAGATCCTATCTTAAGATTGGTGACGTGAACGACAGGAGTGTTAAGGGGTCAAGTGAATATGTATGGGCTTTGAAGGATATAAACTTTGAAGTTGAACAGGGTGAAGTGCTCGGAATTATTGGTAAGAACGGAGCAGGTAAAAGCACCCTTTTAAAAATACTAAGTAAAGTAACCGCTCACCACCGGAAAATTACATATAAGGGACGAATTGCTTCCCTTCTCGAAGTAGGAACAGGATTTCATCCGAACTGACAGGCCGGGAAAATGTTTTTCTCAACGGGGCCATTCTTGGCATGCGTAAAAATGAGATAAGCAGAAAATTTGATGAGATAGTCGATTTTTCAGGTTGTGAAAAGTATATTGATACACCTGTAAAAAGATATAGCAGTGGTATGTCAGTGCGACTTGGTTTTGCTGTGGCTGCCTTTTTGGAACCCGAAGTTTTAATAATTGATGAAGTCCTAGCAGTTGGGGATGCCGAGTTTCAAAGAAAAGCAATTGGCAAAATGCAGGAGGTGAGTCAAATACAAAAATAGAACAGTTCTTTTTGTAAGTCATAATATGAGCGCAATTCAAAACTTAACTAGTAGAGTAATCCTTATTAATAATGGTAAAATTGAAACTGTAGGAAAAAACAAGGAGGTTATAAATGAGTACTTAAATCTTGATAGTAATGAGATCAATACTCTAAGGACCTATCGTTTATAAAAAGAAAAGGAATAGGTGAAATATTATTCAAAAGTGTTGTAGT comes from the Bacteroidales bacterium genome and includes:
- a CDS encoding ABC transporter permease, whose product is MPAVFFYYYFTDQHIVPNITLFYLPVYILIIALLALGFGLIISAMTTKYRDLTFLIQFGVQLWMYATPVIYPITQIPEKYRWAIMANPVSSIVENFKYSFTGAGSFHLNGMAYSAVFAITILLIGAAVFNRTEKTFMDSV